Proteins co-encoded in one Myxococcus xanthus genomic window:
- a CDS encoding phosphoribosyltransferase translates to MREPEFQDRYEGGRVLADHLRRHARQPGTLVLALPRGGVPVGAEVARKLGVPLDVFLVRKLGTPGHEELAMGAIASGGVRVLNREVVNELNIGREQIEAAARREAVELQRREESYREGRPPPNVRGRTVLLVDDGLATGTTMRAAVAALRLLEPAAIIVAVPVAAAESCESLAQVADEVICVRMPEPFYSVGLWYRDFAQTEDDEVRALLAEATREGAASEAQPSA, encoded by the coding sequence ATGCGAGAGCCCGAATTCCAGGACCGCTATGAGGGAGGCCGCGTGCTCGCGGACCACCTGCGGCGCCATGCGCGGCAACCCGGCACCCTGGTACTGGCGCTGCCACGTGGCGGCGTGCCCGTGGGCGCCGAAGTCGCACGGAAGCTCGGAGTGCCGCTCGATGTCTTCCTGGTCCGCAAGCTGGGCACGCCCGGCCACGAGGAGCTGGCCATGGGCGCCATCGCCTCCGGGGGCGTGCGGGTGCTCAACCGCGAGGTCGTGAACGAGCTGAACATCGGCCGCGAACAGATTGAAGCCGCGGCCCGCCGCGAGGCCGTGGAGCTCCAGCGGCGTGAAGAGAGCTACCGGGAAGGCCGGCCGCCCCCCAACGTGCGTGGGCGCACCGTCCTCCTGGTGGATGACGGGCTGGCCACTGGAACGACGATGCGGGCGGCCGTGGCGGCGCTGCGGCTCCTGGAGCCCGCGGCCATCATCGTGGCCGTGCCCGTGGCCGCGGCCGAGTCCTGCGAAAGCCTGGCCCAGGTGGCGGACGAGGTCATCTGCGTCCGCATGCCCGAGCCCTTCTATTCCGTGGGCCTGTGGTACCGCGATTTCGCGCAGACGGAGGACGACGAGGTGCGCGCCCTGCTCGCCGAGGCAACCCGGGAAGGGGCTGCCAGCGAAGCACAGCCCTCCGCCTGA
- a CDS encoding PAS domain-containing sensor histidine kinase → MHEFPSRRQLMLAVLVATTLSAAVEGVWSYSGAVSPPARVLLTAAVGLLISGTLALLLLRTRERAHRARDAALRSADDASALRAAVMDVTPVGFAFFDRELRYVHINTALAAMHGLPTERHLGRHVTEVMPDLGKLIAPRLQLALSTGASIQDTLLQVETPAAPGESRFWFGSYLRVCGANGEVLGVIAAMSELTERMRAEESLQEHEGRLDVLTRSLPDYLWGGKLRGGRLRDFYCTPVIERTTGYAASAFVQPAPDGGPPPLWAEMIHPEDRARYRASIEGLAPGAEAELEHRLICADGRVRWVRSRAAASALDAQAELHVGCVVTDITDRRLADDLRQRLHDSFRRSAQEWRRTFDAVASPLMVLGADGTVQRLNAAAIALFGGMDPSGQPLFTAASAPPWSHALPLVEELRRTRASATRELGDPVSRRTWEVSATWVEEAGGEDSRIILVATEVTRLLELQASLRRSETMAAMGAIVAGVAHEVRNPLFSISAVVDAVEATFGARAELKPYVDVLRGEVKRLNHLTQELFEYGRPTRGEWVEGPVLPVMMDALSACALASERAGVNVNRELAAELPRVRMDARRLFHVFRNVVENAVQHSPAGSAVRVATEEVKEAGRAWVRCTVRDGGPGFRAEDLSHVFEPFFSKRRGGTGLGLSIVQRILEEHQGIIRLRNHPEGGAEVTLLLPAVSSRVSTQHVDSLTS, encoded by the coding sequence ATGCACGAGTTTCCTTCCCGTCGACAGTTGATGCTGGCCGTCCTGGTGGCCACGACTCTCTCCGCGGCTGTCGAGGGAGTCTGGAGCTACTCCGGGGCGGTGAGCCCCCCTGCTCGCGTCCTCCTCACCGCCGCGGTGGGGCTGCTCATCAGCGGCACCCTGGCGCTGTTGCTCCTGCGAACCCGGGAGCGCGCTCACCGCGCACGGGACGCCGCCCTGCGCAGCGCGGATGACGCCAGCGCGCTTCGCGCAGCCGTCATGGACGTGACGCCCGTGGGCTTCGCCTTCTTCGACCGCGAGCTGCGCTACGTTCACATCAACACGGCCCTGGCGGCGATGCATGGCCTGCCCACGGAGCGGCACCTGGGCCGGCACGTCACCGAGGTGATGCCCGACCTGGGCAAGCTCATCGCTCCGCGCCTCCAACTGGCGCTCAGCACGGGGGCCTCCATCCAGGACACCCTGCTCCAGGTGGAGACGCCCGCCGCGCCGGGCGAAAGCCGCTTCTGGTTCGGCAGCTATCTGCGCGTGTGCGGCGCGAACGGCGAGGTGCTGGGCGTCATCGCCGCGATGTCCGAGCTCACCGAGCGCATGCGCGCGGAGGAGAGCCTCCAGGAGCACGAGGGCCGGCTGGACGTGCTGACGCGCTCGCTGCCGGACTACCTGTGGGGCGGCAAGCTGCGCGGCGGGAGGCTGCGCGATTTCTACTGCACGCCCGTCATCGAGCGCACCACCGGCTATGCCGCCTCCGCGTTCGTCCAGCCCGCACCGGATGGCGGACCGCCGCCGCTGTGGGCGGAGATGATCCACCCCGAGGACCGCGCCCGCTACCGGGCCAGCATCGAGGGCCTGGCCCCCGGCGCCGAGGCGGAGCTGGAGCACCGGCTCATCTGCGCCGACGGCCGCGTGCGTTGGGTGCGCAGCCGCGCCGCCGCTTCCGCGTTGGATGCGCAGGCGGAGCTGCATGTCGGCTGTGTCGTCACCGACATCACCGACCGGCGGCTCGCGGATGACCTGCGCCAGCGCCTGCATGACAGCTTCCGCCGCTCCGCCCAGGAATGGCGCCGCACCTTCGACGCGGTGGCCTCGCCGCTGATGGTGTTGGGGGCGGATGGCACCGTCCAGCGTCTCAACGCCGCCGCCATCGCGCTCTTCGGAGGCATGGACCCGTCCGGCCAGCCGCTGTTCACCGCGGCCAGTGCCCCACCCTGGTCGCACGCACTGCCGTTGGTGGAGGAACTGCGCCGCACCCGCGCCAGCGCCACCCGCGAGCTGGGCGACCCGGTGTCGCGCCGCACGTGGGAGGTGTCCGCCACCTGGGTGGAGGAAGCCGGCGGCGAGGACTCGCGCATCATCCTGGTGGCCACGGAGGTGACACGTCTCCTGGAGCTCCAGGCCAGCCTGCGGCGCAGTGAGACGATGGCCGCCATGGGCGCCATCGTCGCGGGCGTGGCCCACGAGGTCCGCAACCCCCTCTTCTCCATCTCCGCGGTGGTCGACGCGGTGGAGGCCACCTTCGGCGCGCGCGCGGAGCTCAAGCCCTACGTCGACGTGCTGCGCGGCGAGGTGAAGCGCCTCAACCACCTCACGCAGGAGCTCTTCGAGTACGGCCGCCCCACCCGCGGCGAATGGGTGGAAGGTCCCGTGCTCCCGGTGATGATGGATGCACTCTCCGCATGTGCCCTGGCCAGTGAACGCGCCGGTGTGAATGTGAATCGCGAATTGGCGGCGGAGCTGCCCCGCGTTCGAATGGACGCCCGGCGTTTGTTTCACGTGTTTCGCAACGTGGTGGAGAACGCGGTGCAGCATTCACCGGCGGGCAGCGCGGTGCGGGTGGCGACGGAAGAAGTGAAAGAGGCGGGCCGGGCCTGGGTGCGGTGCACCGTGCGCGACGGTGGGCCGGGCTTTCGCGCGGAGGACCTGTCCCACGTCTTCGAGCCCTTCTTCAGCAAGCGGCGCGGCGGCACGGGGCTGGGCCTGTCCATCGTCCAACGCATCCTGGAGGAGCATCAGGGTATCATCCGCTTGCGCAATCACCCGGAGGGCGGCGCGGAAGTCACACTGCTGCTTCCTGCTGTTTCTTCGCGTGTATCAACCCAGCACGTAGACTCCCTGACTTCATGA
- a CDS encoding sigma-54-dependent transcriptional regulator — MTRTRILLVDDEPGIRLGMRGFLTAHGFDVDEATSLAEAQEAFRTSRPDVAVVDYRLTDGTALELLPRLKDIDASVPLVVLTGHGSIELAVQAVKEGAEQFLTKPVELAVLKVVLDRLVSQRRERQRLLAERSRILRGTVNPFMGGSATIRALQAQAERIIESDSPVLITGETGSGKSVLARWLHEGGPRKDAPFVDLNCAALSKDLLDSELFGHEKGAFTGAVAAKQGLLEVADRGTLFLDEIGDMDSAVQPKLLKVLEEKRFRRLGDVRDRRVDVRLIAATHQDLAVAARDKRFRSDLYFRVSTLILHVPPLRERPEDIVGMAHQFLAELGAARGRGSVGLRPDAEMALTCYAWPGNIRELRNVLERAVLLSGGGPLSRGDLRFEATAGEPASDADDHLTLEELERRHIERILRREHGHVERAAARLGIPRSSLYERLKRLGINRSGFQKPDP; from the coding sequence ATGACGCGCACCCGAATCCTTCTCGTGGACGACGAGCCCGGCATCCGCCTGGGCATGAGAGGCTTCCTCACCGCCCATGGGTTCGACGTGGACGAGGCCACCAGCCTCGCCGAGGCGCAAGAGGCGTTCCGCACCTCGCGTCCCGACGTGGCCGTGGTGGACTACCGGCTCACGGACGGCACCGCGCTGGAGCTGCTGCCGCGCCTCAAGGACATCGACGCCTCGGTGCCCCTGGTGGTGCTCACCGGCCATGGGTCCATCGAGCTGGCCGTCCAGGCCGTGAAGGAAGGCGCCGAGCAGTTCCTCACCAAGCCGGTGGAACTGGCCGTCCTCAAGGTGGTGCTGGACCGGCTGGTGTCGCAGCGCCGCGAGCGGCAGCGGCTGCTGGCGGAGCGTTCGCGCATCCTCCGTGGGACGGTGAATCCCTTCATGGGTGGCAGCGCCACCATCCGCGCGCTCCAGGCGCAGGCCGAACGCATCATCGAAAGCGACAGCCCGGTGCTCATCACCGGTGAGACGGGCAGCGGCAAGAGCGTGCTCGCGCGGTGGCTGCATGAAGGCGGCCCGCGCAAGGACGCGCCCTTCGTGGACCTCAACTGCGCGGCGCTCTCCAAGGACTTGCTCGACTCGGAGCTGTTCGGCCACGAGAAGGGCGCCTTCACCGGCGCGGTGGCCGCCAAACAGGGCCTGCTGGAGGTCGCCGACCGAGGCACCCTCTTCCTGGACGAAATTGGCGACATGGACTCGGCCGTCCAGCCCAAGCTCCTGAAGGTGCTGGAGGAGAAGCGCTTCCGGCGGCTGGGCGACGTGAGGGACCGCCGCGTGGACGTGCGCCTCATCGCGGCCACGCACCAGGACCTGGCCGTGGCCGCTCGGGACAAGCGGTTCCGCAGCGACCTCTACTTCCGCGTCAGCACGCTCATCCTCCATGTCCCCCCGCTGCGTGAGCGGCCCGAGGACATCGTCGGGATGGCGCACCAATTCCTGGCAGAGCTGGGCGCGGCTCGAGGCCGCGGCAGCGTGGGGCTGCGACCCGACGCGGAGATGGCCCTCACCTGCTACGCATGGCCTGGCAACATCCGCGAGCTGCGCAACGTGCTGGAGCGCGCGGTGCTGCTGTCCGGCGGCGGGCCCTTGTCCCGGGGAGACTTGCGCTTCGAGGCCACCGCCGGCGAGCCCGCCTCCGACGCCGACGACCACCTCACCCTCGAGGAGTTGGAGCGCCGCCACATCGAGCGCATCCTCCGCCGCGAGCACGGCCACGTGGAGCGCGCCGCCGCGCGGCTCGGCATCCCCCGGTCATCCCTCTACGAGCGGCTGAAGCGCCTGGGCATCAACCGGTCCGGATTCCAGAAACCGGATCCGTAG
- a CDS encoding response regulator, with amino-acid sequence MAQNILIVDDESSLCWVLGQFFSGAGYRVDSAGALDEALDLMTTGRYDLVISDLRLSGTLSEEGLMLADFVRRYTPQTRVVLLTAFATQELTDRAQALGVDLVLSKPQPLPTLAEHVSRLLAAAAV; translated from the coding sequence GTGGCTCAGAACATCCTGATCGTCGACGACGAGTCTTCCCTCTGCTGGGTGTTGGGCCAGTTCTTCTCCGGGGCCGGCTACCGCGTGGACTCGGCCGGCGCGCTGGACGAGGCCCTGGACCTGATGACGACGGGCCGCTACGACCTGGTCATCAGCGACCTGCGCCTGAGCGGAACGCTCTCCGAAGAAGGGCTGATGCTGGCGGACTTCGTGCGCCGCTACACGCCCCAGACGCGGGTGGTGCTGCTGACGGCGTTCGCCACCCAGGAGCTCACCGACCGCGCGCAGGCGCTGGGCGTGGACCTGGTGCTTTCCAAGCCGCAGCCGCTGCCCACGTTGGCTGAGCACGTCTCACGCCTGCTCGCCGCCGCCGCCGTGTAG
- a CDS encoding OmpA family protein yields the protein MTTFAAPRRGPSQPRPSMRLPHFTRSSPRSFLRRVTRLAAPLLLVASATASAQPAASQAIDVQQYKPAPGAYDVLGMHGARIAPHLSWNLGASLNYANDPLNLVDPRADRFLYRIVDSQLTLDLMGAISLFDRVELGVALPISHTTSEPAAAVAPDLSNGVGTTGVGDLRLVPKVRLLSTDSGIHLAVTAPLTLPTGGGSKFLGSDTVTFQPRFVAEWATTAVRLLANVGFNVRREEQLRNLRVGNEFAYAVGAEVPLTQALTAQATLAGALGLKETSAEERPMEVLAALKYRFTPGLAAHVGAGPGLSRGYGTPSFRVLAGVAWTPFESKGGPASTAPVCDLGPEDFDGFQDDDNCLDPDDDGDGIPDVTDVCPTEPETFNSFQDEDGCPDDPNAHQPPTEAGQPAPAPAPLALPPAPVDTDKDGVVDSEDLCQTEPEDLDGFEDEDGCPDPDNDQDGIPDAEDQCPLEAETINGVQDDDGCPDKGKAQVRVEGARIVILDKVYFGTGQDVILARSHGLLRQVAATLKANPRILMVRVEGHTDDQGNDMKNLDLSQRRARNVVAFLVKEGIAAQRLDAVGYGEAKPVDTNETAKGRENNRRVEFNIVKVAEPSTGGGTR from the coding sequence ATGACAACCTTCGCGGCTCCTCGGCGGGGCCCGTCCCAGCCTCGACCTTCCATGCGCCTTCCTCACTTCACACGGTCCTCACCGCGCAGCTTCCTTCGCCGCGTGACACGGCTCGCCGCCCCGTTGTTGCTGGTGGCTTCAGCCACCGCCAGCGCCCAACCCGCGGCGTCGCAGGCCATCGACGTGCAGCAGTACAAGCCGGCGCCGGGTGCCTATGACGTGCTCGGCATGCACGGCGCGCGCATCGCGCCGCACCTTTCCTGGAACCTGGGCGCGTCGCTCAACTACGCGAATGATCCGCTCAACCTCGTGGACCCGCGAGCGGACCGGTTCCTCTACCGCATCGTGGACAGCCAGCTCACGCTGGACCTGATGGGCGCCATCTCCCTGTTCGACCGGGTGGAGCTTGGCGTCGCGCTGCCCATCTCCCACACGACGTCGGAACCCGCCGCCGCGGTGGCGCCGGACCTGTCGAACGGCGTGGGGACCACGGGCGTGGGTGACCTGCGGCTGGTGCCGAAGGTCCGCCTGCTCTCCACCGACAGCGGGATCCACCTGGCGGTGACGGCGCCCCTGACGTTGCCCACGGGCGGCGGCTCGAAGTTCCTGGGCTCGGACACGGTGACGTTCCAGCCGCGCTTCGTGGCGGAGTGGGCCACCACCGCCGTCCGCCTGCTGGCCAACGTGGGCTTTAACGTCCGCCGCGAGGAGCAGTTGCGCAACCTCCGCGTGGGCAACGAGTTCGCCTACGCGGTGGGCGCCGAGGTGCCCCTCACGCAGGCCCTCACGGCGCAAGCCACCCTGGCGGGCGCGCTGGGCCTGAAGGAGACGAGCGCCGAGGAGCGGCCCATGGAAGTCCTGGCCGCGCTGAAATACCGCTTCACCCCGGGGTTGGCTGCGCATGTGGGCGCGGGCCCGGGCCTGTCGCGGGGCTATGGCACCCCGTCCTTCCGCGTGCTCGCGGGTGTGGCCTGGACGCCGTTTGAATCCAAGGGCGGCCCCGCCTCCACCGCGCCGGTCTGCGACCTGGGGCCCGAGGACTTCGACGGCTTCCAGGACGACGACAACTGCCTGGACCCGGACGATGACGGTGACGGCATCCCCGACGTCACCGACGTGTGCCCCACCGAGCCGGAGACCTTCAACAGCTTCCAGGACGAGGACGGTTGCCCGGATGACCCGAACGCCCACCAGCCACCCACCGAAGCGGGCCAGCCCGCACCGGCCCCGGCGCCCCTGGCGCTGCCGCCCGCGCCGGTGGATACCGACAAGGATGGCGTTGTCGATTCGGAGGACCTGTGCCAGACCGAGCCGGAGGACTTGGACGGCTTCGAGGACGAGGACGGTTGCCCCGACCCCGACAACGACCAGGATGGCATCCCGGACGCCGAGGACCAGTGCCCGCTGGAGGCGGAGACCATCAACGGCGTGCAGGATGATGACGGCTGCCCGGACAAGGGCAAGGCGCAGGTGCGCGTGGAGGGCGCGCGCATCGTCATCCTGGACAAGGTGTACTTCGGCACGGGCCAGGACGTGATTCTGGCCAGGTCCCACGGCCTGCTGCGGCAGGTGGCCGCCACGCTCAAGGCGAACCCGCGGATCCTGATGGTCCGTGTGGAAGGCCACACGGATGACCAGGGCAACGACATGAAGAACCTGGACCTGTCCCAGCGGCGGGCGAGGAATGTGGTGGCCTTCCTGGTGAAGGAAGGCATCGCGGCGCAGCGGCTGGACGCGGTGGGCTATGGTGAAGCGAAGCCGGTCGACACCAACGAGACGGCCAAGGGGCGCGAGAACAACCGGCGCGTCGAGTTCAACATCGTGAAGGTCGCCGAGCCTTCGACGGGAGGAGGCACGCGTTGA
- a CDS encoding FecR family protein, producing the protein MRTAPWMMAVMLAGPPALAAQTQAPCGGLRFDSGRIVFGRPLAPQGAETDACLAHVAQALLARPAIRSVTVAAKLPDAERLDGQGLAAAKRAADVLVAAGVPRTRVSAMAPPSVEGEPAQLQFAYVERPAQPAVARLRAASGAVEAGATEAQLLARTVGDALYPGELLRTGEDARAELALADGSMVRVVENSLIKVGAIELMANLQRKVQLDLLRGTVETDAAPGGAGSIFEVRTRGAVAGVRGTRFRVSAQDDGTSRLETLEGKVALSAEQAEVEVSGGHGSRAKPGSPPEPPRPLLPAPTLVGPRGGAFATAPKVSWRTLEGAATYRVEVARTADFAASVQTYDSASPELAIPGPRQGKWFWRVMAVDGDGFVGFPSKIYAFDVQP; encoded by the coding sequence ATGCGGACAGCCCCTTGGATGATGGCGGTGATGCTGGCGGGTCCACCCGCGCTCGCCGCGCAGACGCAGGCGCCGTGCGGCGGGCTGCGCTTCGACAGCGGCCGGATCGTGTTCGGCCGGCCGCTGGCCCCCCAGGGCGCGGAGACGGACGCGTGCCTGGCGCACGTAGCCCAAGCGCTCCTGGCGCGCCCCGCCATCCGTTCCGTGACGGTGGCGGCGAAGCTTCCGGACGCAGAACGGCTGGACGGCCAGGGCCTGGCCGCGGCGAAACGGGCCGCGGATGTGCTGGTGGCGGCGGGCGTGCCCCGCACGCGCGTGTCCGCCATGGCGCCGCCGTCCGTGGAGGGCGAGCCCGCACAGCTCCAGTTCGCCTACGTGGAGCGGCCCGCCCAGCCCGCGGTGGCCCGGCTACGGGCGGCCAGCGGCGCGGTGGAGGCCGGCGCGACGGAAGCCCAACTCCTCGCGCGGACGGTGGGTGACGCGCTCTACCCGGGCGAGCTGCTGCGCACCGGCGAGGACGCCCGGGCCGAGCTGGCCCTGGCGGACGGCAGCATGGTGCGCGTGGTGGAGAACAGTCTCATCAAGGTGGGCGCCATCGAGCTGATGGCGAACCTCCAGCGCAAGGTGCAGTTGGACTTGCTGCGAGGCACCGTGGAGACGGACGCGGCGCCGGGTGGCGCGGGCTCCATCTTCGAGGTCCGCACGCGCGGCGCGGTGGCCGGTGTGCGGGGCACCCGGTTCCGCGTGTCGGCCCAGGACGACGGCACCAGCCGGCTGGAAACACTGGAAGGCAAGGTGGCCCTCAGCGCGGAGCAGGCCGAGGTCGAGGTGTCGGGCGGACATGGTTCGCGCGCGAAGCCGGGCTCGCCTCCGGAGCCGCCTCGCCCGCTGCTGCCGGCGCCCACGCTGGTGGGCCCTCGGGGAGGCGCGTTCGCCACGGCCCCGAAGGTGTCCTGGCGGACGCTGGAGGGCGCCGCGACATACCGCGTGGAGGTGGCTCGCACGGCGGACTTCGCCGCGAGCGTCCAGACGTATGACAGCGCCAGCCCGGAGCTGGCGATTCCCGGGCCCCGCCAGGGCAAGTGGTTCTGGCGGGTGATGGCCGTGGACGGAGACGGCTTCGTGGGCTTCCCCTCGAAGATCTACGCCTTCGACGTCCAGCCCTGA
- a CDS encoding CHASE2 domain-containing protein: protein MDSSPAEPHRRDGLRLPSPAVLRVLGACVGIALAGVTAATGGAPGFLERPLYDQAVSRLLPAVPPSADLVLVEVDDRALATLSERWPLSRTTWARAFHALAAQRPAAVAVDVVFDQPGPRDALELGEDILEALRRSGLTEQPAGEALAADLEARLLARDGDARLAEAISEGNGVVLGAAALTDDVPVMAPLQDGALGTPLALPAHALRLQAREVAGSIAPLRMAARGSGTLNMLVDGDGVIRRYPYAVGVSGQAWPSLALATALHLTPERAEPLRELAAWDHGAPLMRLPAPNWLPRVSLADLLHADPRSVGLDLALRGKTVFVGVTATGLHGQSTLPGQVAVPGVEIHAFALDNLRSGRLMRSSGLVALLGVLETAAVLAAFVWLCRRARTSGAVLRWAVTLAVLHTALVAWLASDPGWVIPLVPSWVGLLLMLVVDAASRAQEMGRQRGALRRLFIRYPQASVEPAAPQRDAQRARADAMHQD, encoded by the coding sequence ATGGACTCCAGTCCCGCCGAGCCCCACCGCCGCGACGGCCTCCGTCTGCCATCGCCCGCAGTACTGCGGGTGCTGGGTGCATGCGTGGGCATCGCGCTGGCGGGGGTGACGGCGGCCACCGGTGGCGCACCGGGCTTCCTGGAGCGCCCGCTCTACGACCAGGCGGTGAGCCGACTGCTGCCCGCCGTGCCGCCGAGCGCGGACCTGGTGCTGGTGGAAGTGGATGACCGCGCCCTCGCGACGCTGAGCGAGCGTTGGCCGCTGTCACGCACCACGTGGGCCCGCGCCTTCCATGCGCTCGCCGCCCAGCGCCCCGCCGCAGTGGCGGTGGACGTCGTCTTCGACCAGCCCGGGCCGCGTGACGCGCTGGAACTGGGTGAGGACATCCTGGAGGCGCTCCGCCGCTCCGGGCTGACGGAGCAGCCCGCGGGTGAAGCCTTGGCGGCGGACCTGGAGGCACGGCTCCTCGCGCGCGACGGCGATGCCCGGCTGGCCGAAGCGATTTCGGAAGGGAACGGTGTCGTCCTGGGAGCCGCGGCGCTCACGGACGACGTCCCGGTGATGGCGCCCCTCCAGGATGGCGCCCTCGGCACGCCGCTGGCCCTGCCCGCCCACGCACTGCGGCTCCAGGCCCGGGAGGTGGCGGGAAGCATCGCGCCCCTGCGCATGGCGGCTCGGGGCAGTGGAACACTCAACATGCTGGTGGACGGTGACGGCGTCATCCGTCGATATCCCTACGCCGTGGGCGTGAGCGGACAGGCCTGGCCTTCGCTGGCACTGGCCACCGCGCTGCACCTGACGCCCGAACGGGCGGAGCCTCTGCGTGAGCTGGCGGCATGGGACCACGGCGCGCCGTTGATGCGGCTGCCCGCACCCAACTGGCTTCCCCGGGTGAGTCTGGCGGACCTGCTCCACGCGGACCCGCGCTCGGTGGGCTTGGACCTGGCGCTGCGAGGCAAGACAGTCTTCGTGGGTGTCACCGCCACGGGGCTGCATGGCCAGAGCACCCTGCCCGGCCAGGTGGCGGTGCCCGGCGTGGAGATTCACGCCTTCGCCCTGGACAACCTGCGGTCGGGCCGGCTGATGCGCTCGTCGGGACTGGTGGCGCTGCTGGGCGTTCTGGAGACCGCGGCGGTGCTCGCGGCTTTCGTCTGGCTTTGCCGGCGCGCGCGCACGTCCGGCGCGGTCCTCCGATGGGCGGTGACGCTGGCGGTCCTGCACACGGCGCTGGTGGCGTGGCTGGCGTCGGACCCAGGCTGGGTCATTCCGCTGGTCCCCTCGTGGGTGGGCCTCCTGCTGATGCTGGTGGTGGACGCGGCGTCGCGCGCGCAGGAGATGGGCCGGCAGCGAGGCGCCCTCCGTCGGCTCTTCATCCGCTACCCCCAGGCATCCGTGGAGCCGGCGGCGCCACAGCGAGATGCCCAGCGCGCCCGCGCCGACGCAATGCACCAGGACTAG
- a CDS encoding GGDEF domain-containing response regulator — translation MLRYALIAEPDPQRAAGLLSLMTEEGLEGVVAKDGADAQDVVRQRGAPLLLVTDLALPRLDGFALLTWLREQEDSAATQVVVVTAFDELRVRAWQLKEALGIHALLSRRASAEVMRDTLRRVLAGQLAPQPPPAEGAAEQERQRLASIAAMHLVDNGPPEAELQQLVKEVAQAFGVPVALLTLVLGERQWFKAHVGLPPTLAKDRGTPRDWAFCHHVVQGREPLVVPDARRHPYFRDNPLVRDGIVGSYAGAPLLTSTGEVLGSLCVIDTRPLVLGAEDLAALRELANRVAEDLEQRARMKPATGKAPAEPALTEASALGLLRDAVQALDVAALVVAPGRKPHACNTAMTDLLGLPPEPFPAMTFDAFCQHVAGLTADPASTLRQLDLASESSRGLRLTLVLERPQPHRLRWVARPFAIPGGMAQMLTLTDIGHTRPAREERERQHRVDALTGLVSRRAGEERVLREIGRCRRDGMPFSVLLADLVGLGRINATRGFDAGDATLRDGARITEALGVPGGFAVRWEGGAFLLALPGVDAARAEALRQKLRDTPGAPDVVSATVTVEGEEDPQGTLARAQAALIRAKTEHRPLRLA, via the coding sequence ATGCTCCGCTACGCCCTCATCGCCGAGCCCGACCCACAGCGAGCCGCTGGCCTCTTGTCCCTGATGACGGAGGAAGGCCTGGAAGGCGTCGTCGCCAAGGATGGAGCGGATGCCCAAGATGTCGTGCGCCAGCGAGGTGCGCCCCTGCTGCTCGTCACGGACCTGGCGCTGCCCCGGCTGGACGGCTTCGCGTTGCTGACGTGGCTTCGGGAACAGGAGGACTCCGCCGCAACACAGGTCGTGGTGGTCACTGCCTTCGACGAGCTCCGCGTCCGCGCATGGCAGCTCAAGGAGGCGCTGGGCATCCATGCGTTGCTCAGTCGCCGGGCCTCCGCGGAGGTGATGCGAGACACGCTGCGTCGCGTACTCGCAGGGCAGCTCGCACCACAGCCGCCTCCGGCGGAGGGGGCCGCGGAGCAGGAGCGGCAACGGCTGGCGAGCATCGCGGCCATGCACCTGGTCGACAACGGACCGCCCGAGGCGGAGCTCCAGCAGCTCGTGAAGGAGGTCGCCCAGGCCTTCGGTGTTCCCGTGGCGCTGCTGACGCTGGTGCTGGGCGAGCGCCAGTGGTTCAAGGCCCACGTCGGCCTGCCACCCACCCTCGCGAAGGACCGGGGCACGCCGCGCGACTGGGCGTTCTGTCATCACGTGGTGCAGGGGCGCGAGCCGCTCGTCGTACCGGACGCCCGGCGCCATCCCTACTTTCGTGACAACCCACTGGTGCGCGACGGCATTGTGGGCAGCTACGCGGGCGCACCGCTGCTGACCTCCACGGGCGAAGTCCTGGGCTCGCTGTGCGTCATCGACACGCGCCCGCTCGTCTTGGGAGCCGAGGACCTGGCCGCGCTGCGGGAGCTCGCGAACCGTGTCGCGGAGGACCTGGAACAACGGGCCCGGATGAAACCGGCCACCGGAAAGGCCCCGGCAGAGCCCGCGCTCACGGAAGCGTCGGCCCTGGGACTCCTGCGTGATGCGGTGCAGGCCCTGGATGTAGCGGCCCTGGTCGTGGCGCCTGGACGCAAACCCCACGCGTGCAACACCGCGATGACGGACCTGCTGGGCCTGCCGCCGGAGCCCTTCCCGGCCATGACGTTCGATGCCTTCTGCCAGCACGTCGCGGGACTCACCGCGGACCCGGCGAGCACGCTGCGGCAGCTCGACCTGGCCTCCGAATCGTCCCGAGGCCTCCGCCTGACGCTGGTCCTGGAGCGGCCCCAACCGCACCGGCTGCGCTGGGTGGCCCGGCCCTTCGCCATCCCTGGCGGCATGGCGCAGATGCTGACGCTCACCGACATCGGACACACCCGGCCAGCCCGTGAGGAGCGGGAGCGGCAGCACCGGGTGGACGCGCTGACGGGACTGGTGTCGCGGCGCGCGGGCGAGGAACGAGTGCTGCGCGAGATTGGCCGCTGCCGCAGGGATGGCATGCCCTTCAGCGTGCTGCTCGCGGACCTGGTGGGACTGGGGCGCATCAACGCGACCCGAGGTTTCGACGCGGGGGACGCCACACTGCGAGACGGAGCCCGCATCACCGAAGCCCTGGGAGTCCCTGGAGGCTTCGCGGTGCGATGGGAAGGCGGGGCGTTCCTCCTGGCCCTTCCTGGTGTGGACGCAGCGCGGGCCGAAGCATTGCGGCAGAAGCTGCGCGACACCCCTGGCGCTCCCGATGTGGTGTCCGCCACCGTCACCGTCGAGGGTGAGGAAGACCCTCAGGGAACGCTGGCCCGAGCCCAGGCAGCGCTCATCCGGGCCAAGACGGAGCACCGGCCACTGCGGCTGGCATGA